In a single window of the Metopolophium dirhodum isolate CAU chromosome 2, ASM1992520v1, whole genome shotgun sequence genome:
- the LOC132937913 gene encoding histone-binding protein N1/N2-like produces MPSEVVQKEAEIGVEEKDIIGKLDKKTETEENGSQESKTEENGSQESKTEEIQTVDKLEESKIAEEELSESENKENEEPTVEDIELQKKRADQLLTDGKRHLIIKDFQVAVDVLGEACSVFGTIYSELDEKCAEAYFNYGCALLELSKNQTSPVGLEEKDEEENDGETSSEEMDSINVTNEDNNASISNVTNDIEEKETDNVDDKSTEKNKESTVKKEETTDKKEESTDDKKKLPEETSVNDKETEVEGQSTENEEMSVDEGEKLDDIEVEGQSTEKEEMSVDEGEKPDEEDVGEDDVNDLQIAWEMLDLAKVIYKNKDTEESKLKLAEVLMKCGEVSIEDEKFETAIQDMTEALEIRRLLLPEDDRIIAETLFQLGIAQELGGSGEQAIALLCEASTVLNQKVKSLQTLNTSDTVQAEIDEIKSIIPEIQEKIVDIKERKKAAVSALLAAVGACNVAATNGESSSTIKQASNIGHLVRKRPKQEETADAAPNKVPKLDEASNAKQ; encoded by the exons ATGCCTTCTGAAGTAGTACAGAAAGAAGCTGAAATTGGTGTTGAAGAGAAAGATATTATTggaaaattagataaaaaaacagAGACAGAAGAAAATGGTTCTCAAGAATCCAAAACAGAAGAAAATGGTTCTCAAGAATCTAAAACAGAAGAAATTCAAACAGTTGATAAATTAGAAGAATCTAAAATCGCTGAAGAAGAATTATCTGAAAGCGAAAACAAAGAAAACGAGGAACCTACTGTTGAAGATATCGAGTTGCAAAAAAAACGTGCCGATCAACTTTTAACAGATGGTAAACgccatttaataattaaagattTTCAAGTAGCTGTTGATGTCTTAGGTGAAGCATGCAGTGTATTTGGAACCATTTATAGTGAATTGGATGAAAAGTGTGCAGAGGCTTATTTCAATTATGGTTGTGCCCTTCTTGAGCTTAGTAAGAATCAAACAAGTCCTGTCGGACTAGAAGAAAAAGATGAGGAAGAAAATGACGGAGAGACTTCGTCTGAAGAAATGGATTCAATTAATGTGACAAATGAAGATAATAATGCTTCTATATCTAATGTCACCAATGACATAGAAGAAAAAGAAACAGACAATGTTGATGACAaatcaactgaaaaaaataaagaatcaACTGTAAAAAAAGAAGAAACAACTGATAAAAAAGAAGAATCAActgatgacaaaaaaaaattaccagagGAAACATCGGTTAATGATAAAGAAACTGAAGTTGAAGGACAATCTACTGAAAATGAAGAGATGTCTGTTGATGAAGGAGAAAAACTGGATGATATTGAAGTTGAAGGACAATCCACTGAAAAAGAAGAGATGTCTGTTGATGAAGGAGAAAAACCGGATGAAGAAGATGTTGGGGAAGATGATGTAAATGATTTACAAATAGCTTGGGAAATGCTTGACTTGGCAAAAGTGATTTACAAAAACAAAGATACTGAAGAATCAAAACTCAAACTAGCTGAAGTATTAATGAAATGTGGAGAAGTAAgcattgaagatgaaaaatttgaaactgcTATTCAAGATATGACAGAAGCCTTGGAAATCCGAAG gttATTATTACCAGAGGACGATCGTATCATTGCCGAAACTTTATTTCAATTGGGCATAGCACAAGAGTTGGGTGGAAGCGGTGAGCAAGCCATTGCGCTACTATGTGAAGCTTCAACCGTTTTGAATCAAAAAGTTAAATCCTTGCAAACTTTGAATACCAGTGACACAGTACAGGCAGAAATTGAtgaaattaaatctattattcctgaaatacaagaaaaaattgTAGATATCAAAGAACGTAAAAAGGCTGCCGTGAGTGCATTGTTAGCTGCTGTAGGTGCTTGTAACGTAGCCGCAACAAATGGTGAATCATCATCAACAATCAAACAGGCATCTAACATTGGCCATTTGGTACGTAAAAGACCTAAACAAGAGGAAACCGCGGATGCAGCTCCAAACAAGGTTCCTAAACTTGATGAAGCCTCAAATGCTAAACAATAA
- the LOC132939513 gene encoding glutaminyl-peptide cyclotransferase-like, whose protein sequence is MSFLRYTFVVIQIITIVLSQKVSSRNKQNTAISQDTTYKLCHMGIEQHFKPILDEMLIERVVGTNNHEFIKTYIAEEMKNNGWAVELDEFKASTPKGVYNMTNVVATLNPMADRYIVIACHYDSKLMDFYFVGATDSAVPCAMMLYMAESLNQRLEAFKNTPLSLMMVFFDGEEAFEEWSDSDSLYGSRHLASKMENTKFLHNGRQLNQLYRIEFLMLLDLLGTKNPKFYNYFLETADLYRSLIKSETILNKTGCLIEHTDTYFRPMSAFVKIDDDHIPFYQRGIEVVHMIPNPFPKVWHKKSDNKDALHMPTILNLIKIVQVFIVSYLETQ, encoded by the exons atgtcatttttAAGATATACTTTCGTAGTTATCCAAATCATTACAATTGTCTTGTCACAGAAAGTCAGTTCTAGAAATAAACAA aacaCTGCTATTTCTCAAGATactacttataaattatgtcaTATGGGGATTGAACAACATTTTAAACCAATCTTAGATGAAATGTTAATTGAAAGAGTAGTTGGAACAAATAATCACGAATTTATAAAAACG tatattgcgGAGGAAATGAAGAATAATGGTTGGGCAGTGGAACTAGATGAATTTAAAGCTTCCACACCAAAAGGCGTGTACAATATGACTAACGTTGTGGCTACTCTAAACCCCATGGCTGATCGGTATATAGTTATTGCATGCCATTATGATTCAAAAttaatggatttttattttgtcggCGCTACTGATTCAGCAGTGCCTTGTGCTATGATGTTATACATGGCAGAATCATTAAACCAACGACTTGAAGCCTTTAAAAATACT cctTTAAGCTTGATGATGGTATTTTTCGATGGGGAAGAAGCTTTTGAGGAATGGTCAGATTCAGATTCTCTTTACGGTTCCCGACATTTAGCTTCAAAGATGGAAAATACCAAATTTCTACATAATGGTCGacaattaaatcaattatatagAATT gaatTTTTAATGCTATTAGATTTGTTGGGcacaaaaaatccaaaattctataactattttttaGAAACTGCTGACCTTTATCGATCTTTGATAAAATCTGAAACAATCTTAAACAAAACCGGTTGTCTGATTGAACATACTGATACCTATTTCCGTCCAATGTCTGCGTTTGTTAAAATTGATGATGATCATATTCCATTTTATCAAagag GAATTGAAGTAGTCCATATGATTCCAAATCCATTTCCAAAAGTTTGGCATAAGAAAAGTGATAATAAAGATGCATTGCACATGCCAACAATACtgaacttaataaaaattgttcaagtATTTATAGTTAGTTATTTGGAAACACAGTGA